The DNA window gacggcggtggcgtctttcgccaccgctgcggatgctcttactatTAGgcataagagtgaactacataatcCCTTACGTTTCCATTTATTTCACTCCAGACCTCTGacgtttaaaaatatcgccacacGTCTCTAGCGTTTAACATAATCCCATATCATGTTTTTTCGGACTAAAAAACCCAtcagccctaaaagggcattatgGTCCTATCGAATGAAAATCTGCTCTGGCAGGCTGCTGCACTTGTGGAACATGATGTCACAAAGTCTGATAAATGAGAACAGTGCTAACAATTTCTATATGCCTCTCCGTCACAACACACACACTTCTGCCTCTACTTCGAATTTCAGCTTCGTCTCTGAACTCGTCTCCATCTCCGTCTACTTATGTTATACTTCTCATTTCCTTTCCTTTCAGATCTGCTGCACAAAATTACTGTCGTTGACTATATATGAATTTTTAGGTGTAATTCAGAATGCTTGTTCATATACCCTTCTAATTAATCACTGCTTTTATCAATTAATAGTAACTCTCAGCTTAATTTTCTTCTGTAATGTAGGTGTGCGTCTCTTAATAATCCCTtcccaaaataatttaattagcaTCGGAGGCACACTAAAATGATGATAAGCATCGACACAACGCGACCATAACTAAGCAACAATAAAAGCATTCGAATTATCAAAAAATCATTTATTTTGTTTAGCTTGTGAGTTTAAACATTACAGATTAAATTCTTCTCAACTTTTGTATATATACTAGTAGTCTCTCTAGTTTAGTTAGGGTCATAGTATTTTGAATTAGTGGCAGTAGGAAACCAACCATACAAAAACAATTTCACGCCTATATATATACCTTGAAAGTTTGTTGGCATAAAagcatttatttaatatataattttgtAGAATAATATGCATAGAATAGAAATGAGTCCGCCCGAATAAATCATCAATTGATTTGACAAAAGCGCAGCCATGTGCCGAGCTAATGTCTGCAAAAATGCAGCCATGTGCAGAGTAAAAATGACTGAAATGCCCTGCAAGGCATAAGGGTATTTTAGTccgaaaaatggctacaaatatacgatatgtgattatgttaaacgCCAAAGACgtgtggcgatatttttaaacgtCAGGGGTCTGGAGttaaacaaatggaaacgtcagggatggtttatgtagttcactctaggTATAATAGTCGGcaaaatcatgaagtttgaCCAATTTCTGTCATATCTCGTAAACTTCAGTACTAGCTTacgatattttaaatttatgtgagGCGTGTACTTTTCTTAACCCAACCCGATCCTgagtttttatgataaaattggTCTTGCGCTACATATGTGGACTTGTTTTATAGCATGAATACAATGATATTCACTTGGTGTAATTTGTTTCTATTGTCTTTATTGAAGCTATGACCTATATGTATATATCGATTTTCCTTGGACCTGTGTAGTTATCGTCTATTGTCTTTATTGAAGCTAGGATCTAACATGTGTTTGAAAAATTTCTTCATACTTGCAAAATGAAGAACCTATGTATACATCGATTTTCCTTTGAGAAtatatgcatttatttttttccttgtaGTTGATGTAGGAATGTGTTACTGCATTTGTTCATATCTGTTTTACGGCTGTTGTGGGAATGTGTTCTTCTTCCCATAATTGTAGCTCTAGAAGAACTTGGCCTCGGAAGATGAAGATTGTAACCATGttcttctatttttcttggTTTGGGCACTTATATAGAATCATATGAATCGCAAGGATTAATGACTTATGTCGTTATGGACATATAATGTTTTTTTGCTGTTATTTAATGTATATTGTTGTTATTTGTTGAAGTTTGTCAAATTTACAAATAAAGATACTCTTGAATATTTGCTGAAGTTTGTCAAATTTTAATGAGAAAGAAGTTCGCCTCGGTGTGCGGCTGGCCCAATTGCGATCCCTCAACAACTCGCGTTACGACAAGTGGTGGTTGAACACTAATCGGATAACAGTGGTAATTCTGGAGCTAATACGTGCAACAAACCCCGACTTTTTGAAGGGGTGAATTTATTAGATTAAAGTTCGACCCGGACTCTATCGCGTGGTGTCCGGTGCGCCCCGGAGGCCCTTGAAATTCCGTAGGACCAAGTGCCGACTGCGCCCGATCGTACTCATAACCGCATCAAGCTCCAAGGTAGAATACACGATTTAACAAAAACACTTTCGTAATTTATTTaacactatacaaaataagaTACAACTTTCTTGAGTTCCCTTAACAATCAAGAGTACACCCATACCCAGAAGTAAGATAcacttgttcttgattcctcaTAACTATTTTTCATTAAGCTTGACTTTCTTGAGTTCTCACAACTGCCTTTTGAAACCGACCTCttgttattgttgttgtttttgttcCGCTTTGAGAAGTCGATGATGGTCTTTGTTGTTCCTTACGAGATCTTCCTCGCTTCacctacaaaaaaaaatcacttatGTTACAACACAATTCAATTAATTGAATCCAATTTAGTGAATAGATTAGTCCCTGTTGTTTTGGGATCTTTTCAACAGACATTTGTGCAACTCTGGGTGTTATCGCGTTGTTGCATACACTTTTGACATATCATCACActaatttttcaaattatttaatctagaAGAATCCTTTTTAAATAGATTTATCTTGATTATCTTTTTATGTTTGCCCAACATCTTTTTGCACAAGGGTTAGCTGAATTAGATAACCACCGGTCATTGGCCACATCTTCTCACCACATGCAATGGTGGAATACCAATCCATAAGTTGACTTATGCTTGCCAATGTGAAATAGTCATTGACATAGCTAATATGTTACATTGAACAGGTCAACCTAATAAAGATACGAACACAATAAGATTTGACATTAACCTATTAATTTTGCAACTGTGCACATCATGTTTTCATGTTGTCGTATCGAAAATTGTCATCCATATTCGCGCATTTCCCATATTTATTCCTTTTTCGCCCAGAGAGGCATGTAAGGACGGGTGGATGATCTTCCGCATAAATAATCCGGAAACTTTATTTACATCCAATACACTCAACTATCATTTAGTATTAGAACTCAAGTAGAATAACACTCAAGTAATCAAAACATCAaacaattgaaaattgaaaatttggtCGTCAACATCAGTACCTTTTCCTATTAGATCATTTCATTTGTAGGTATTGAGGTCAGCATGAGTATCTTTATATCTCTGCAGAAGGTAATCTTCACATTTGATTGGAGTGAACCTGGAAGAGAATAAGATTTAAGACCATCCAAAGCCTAAGTAAAAGTGATTTGAATATGCAAAACAGTAATGCAGGTACCAAATGTTCATTAGCATATGAAAAAGTAAAACTTCTATCTTCGCAAGACTTCAAACTTAAATCCAAAATCCTCTGTGAGAAGCGACTCACTAGAAATTTCTAGAGTATTAAGAGCAAGCGATAATCAGTAAACTCACTTTGGAGGATTCTGCTCTGATTGACATGTTGGTAGGCATTCGACAACGCAGTCATGATTAGGCTCAACAAAAAATGCTATCTGCCAATGGAAAAACAAGATTTGTTGATACAAAGCCTATGTATTACACACTCAGGTTATATCATCACCATCACAAGATTTCAAGAATAGCCCTTTTCGTCCTACAAAAAAACCATGGCctccaaatatagaaagttcAACCATTCATTTAAAAGAAGCTTATGTGGCCAATTCTTACATTAATTTACCAAAGAGATAATGAGACAAAGCTGCGCCTATGTTCTGCATTCGTCAAACTCACACTGACTGAGATGAACCATTTGGTCACGATTTCAGTCACTAGCGGAATCTTTTGTTGTCTCATTCCTATAGCAACCATGATGCAAATAAATGGTATTTTAGCTTGTGTTGAATTCTGTACTTTCGAAAATTAACCCCTCCAACCTCCAACTCCAACCATTAACACTAGATGCAACTCAACTTAACAAAACTTCTCTTTGCCCTTTTAATTAGGGCCATGCTTAGTTTCTTCCCCTTTCTAACACAAATGGTTGATCACTCAATGAAAGAAATGAAAACTAAAAGTAGATTAAATAAAGGTATAGGGCAGGACAAGAAAGAAACCCTCGAAGAACATTGAAAGATTTAAAAAGTCTTACAGAATATCTTTCTCGGCCATTTCCTAATACCCGGTGCAGTGTGGATCTGTATTGAGATCAAATAAACATTATCTCAGTATGAACATTATCTAACAGTGAGTCAGAAAAGATCTCAGTATAAAGCCCCCGTTGATGGACACAAACATGTGCAGGGGTACAACATCTTATAATAGGATCATAGCACTTCAAAATCTTTGAGGGTATTTAGATAGACCAACGTTCAACTTGTATGTGATTGTATAACCACCTGAAAAAGCAGTTGCTCCAGCGCTCCAGCATATCACCTATATTAACTATAAATGCCCTACATCAGATGAAATGACACAGTTATAAAGtttgaattaaaaaacaaaacataaaattcaGTCCTCGATGTTTTACATGTGATGTCAAATATTAGATGTACTATCAGTGTAGACTACTCCACTCCAATAAAGTATCTATGTTTTAAATAGTAAGTATTACTATGTTTAGAGGAATGAGAAAACATATTTACAGTAATAATTAGGCACCCACAAGTATTAActttcataaaatataaaactgAATGTTCTTAACCATATAGTGCAAATTATGCACCAATCGTTACACATGGAAAACTGTTTTTGATGAGCGTCATCAAATTCTGCTAGGAATGAAGACAAAATACAGTACATATCGCCTCACCCTTTTAATGGTGGTACATACTCCCAGATCTGAGGCTTAGCATCTTTGTCTTTACATATCTGTAGATATTTCTAAGTTATAGATCTaaattcagaacatggcgaacGAAAAAAGACATGAATATATTTGTCGCTCATACCAGAAGACCATAGTTATCATCAGTAGCCAAAAGGGTAatcaaaccaaaatcagaatgTGCACCAGCTCCAAATATTCCATTGGCGGGTTCAGAAATTTGATCTAAGTTATAATGAAGCACTTTTATACTCTACTAACATCTGTTATGATATGATACTTGTAACTAATGAATCTAAATAATCCTTACCTTCATAATATAGCAGCTGCAGAGTTGCAATAGATTTTCCAAGAATTCCAGGCTGACAAAAATAGTTGACATTTAGCCCTAACGCGAGGGCTATCAGCCGTGAAATGGATCTTGCTACATCTCTATTAATATCCAAAATTGAAATCATCAGACATATAACCTGAGATCCACCATGACCCTAAGCTAAAAAGTTCAAATAATAGAAAAGCTGTAGTGGTACTGGTATCCCAGGCAGCAAAAATCCTTATCTGAAATATGAGTATCTATCAGAATAAGCATCATATGAACCTCTCATCAACTAGCCTATCTGAACCTTGAGCTTTTTGACTAATTTAATTTGTAGATTTTATACACACCAAAGCTTTTAGTTGAGGAGAGATGATAGAGATGAGTAtgggaattatttaattaatagatgaaataaaaaatcatctCAGTTCAAAATTGAATCCACCACTCTTTGTAAACTTATTACATGTTAAAAGGCATTGTAACAGGGTCTGTTTTTCTCATTCCTGTTAAGTGAAGTAATTTGTTCCTAAAACTGGAAAAGTCTACATAAAATAAGGGGGTGAGGGGAGTGGTGCATAATCTGCTGGCCTAAAAGCATAAGAAATATTGGAAAACAAAGTCCCAAGTGAACATTAAAGTGGGACACTGATGGCATACAGTTGATTAAACAAATTATTCAGAAACTATCTCCATGTGGTAACAGACTAATACATGACAACCTCTCACATACATCACGAAATCCTATTCCCTAAATTTATAGAATGTCATGGAAGAAATAATTTTTGCAGCTGTATATCCGAAGCAGGTGTCTTCTGATAAGCTAGCCAATATTTTTCTACTGTTTCTCACTCACGTTAGCAGTTATACTCCAAAGATACTAGTGCGCTACATACATAAGgacaataacaaaaaaattttgATGAAGAAATACTAAGAACAGTGATTATCCTAAGATAAGAGAAAAAATATGTTTTGGTGTCAACTAACaagggaaaagaaaaagatgcaCAGGATTGACTTTCATGGATATATCAGTGTCCAGAATGATGGCTATCACATAAATGACGAGATAAAACTTACAGTGCACCTTGATAATATTTCTCCATAGTTTCCCTCCATCTGGGCAACATATCTGTCAGCAGTCAAAAGGTTTACAAATCAGATATTCTTACTAATCAAATTGATACTGAGATGCTCAAAAACTAAGAGACCAACTGTGCACCGAATGCATCCATAGACTGGACATTACAGTAACACATCATTCGACTATTGTTTTATACAGACACTTGGGAAAAATTTCCATGTCCAAGTAACAGAGCATTCAACACAAGCACAGGCATTCGGCATGCAGAAACTGTAGTTCAAACCAGTTACTCATTCTTCATGAGATCAAATCTTCTAGGAAGTTACCCTCAGATGGCCACCTGTTTGGCCCGTAAAATGGTTTCTGTGCATCAGAATGATCTTCGGATACTTCAACACCTATGTAATATCCTTCCTTATAGTCCCCTGAAATGTGCCCACATATTTTCCTTTAACTCGGCATGAAAAACTGAAACTGTTTAAGCTATATCATGTATGGCTAGATATCAAACCATGCATTTGATTGGTGGGGTCCAAGGATTGATCAAACAATGGAGTAAAGCCACGATTTTTCTCATTCCTTAGAAGCTTCATTTTGTCCTCCTTGGGCAAACTGAAAAATCTTTTGCTTTGAGAGAAGACCTCATCCATGAATTCCTTATCAATTCCATGATTGATCACATAGAAGAACCCAGAATCTAAGCATACCTATGGTTCACAGAATAAGTTGTCGGTTTAGAAGATAAGTAACTCAGAAACATCAATTCAGCATAAAACTCCTTAAACGAAACAcaaaaaaaagcaaacaaacacTAAATGTCCTCTAACACAAACAAAGGCTTAAATTGTGTTATGACCTATGGAGAAATATCATAAAAACAAGAAACTTACAAGATACTTAGAGGATGTGTGGCTGAGCTCATAAGCTCCTTAAAATCACTTATAAGCTCTTCAAAAGTGTTTAgcaaaataaaatcctaaataaCTTATAAACCATAAAAAATAAGATCCCTAAATAAATTTTTCTACCCCAACATACTTTTTCATAATCATATAAGCAACCTTTTTACACAGGTAAGTCTGCTATGGTTTGTTATTTCCAATATATCTCCCTTCCATTTTAAATATCAAACTATGATTTTATTTCTATAACTCATAACTTATAACTCTCTGTCTAACTTATAAGCTCAATTTTCTAAACGCTTTGACAACTCATAAGCTTTTAAAACGTTACATTTTATAATGCCCTTGAAACAATTTATAAGCTCTCTAAAATATTTAGGCAATCTTTTCTTTCAAACTATTATCTTGTATCTTAATGTCTGCTTGATTAATCAGCCAATCAACTAGAAATTTCATTAAATTCGCAACATTATcgtttttagtattttattgtACTTGATTTGAAACGAACGTCCAAATCCAAATAACCACAAATATGCGTATATCTCGTCTCGTGTAACCACAAACATTAATCTGAAATATACTTGAACTTTAATCGATGAGAAAAACCAGTTATCAATTAATTTTAATGTTAAAAGTATAGATGTATGAATAAGATGCTTAAAATGTAGAAGTGGAGTGCGACTGTGTGAGAGAGAGTAGAGAGGGAGCTACCTGTTTAAGGAGAGAGACAGATGATTGAACATCTGGATTGGCGAGATCAATACAGTTCAGTAGTGATACATTCGAGAATTCTGGAATCAGTGCTTCCTTTTCTTTGATCATTTCTGCCACCGTTGTGCTATTCCGTTTATTTCCTTCTCGTTTTGAAGAGCGTCTATTTATCTGATTTTCTCcacatatttatatttcaatattccaaaatatatattctcgttttattaagaaaaaatatCTCACACTATATGATAGAGATTCTTTTTATTGACCGCGCGGCGTGtccaataaataaatactactactactactaaaccTTGATATTCCCCAAAACAATGTAGTAACATTTTTCTAAGCATTGAAAGGGGTTTTGAATGATAAAGTGGTAATGTCTAAAGTAAAGAAAAAGTTAAGAATTCAAATTCATCATGAtgcctttaaatttatattctctCTATTTGTAATAAGGAGTATTACTTTCCGCCggtacaaattttaagaaatacttactctcctctgtcccataaaaatatgggtatTGGGTGTGGCACatgaattaagataaaattgataaagtaagagaaaggaataagaatgatatggtaaagtaagagagggaggtgaatggtagttaaaatagagttagtagatagtgagaccacattatttaaatgatataacttttcaaaatggaatgcacatatttttgtgagacggatgaaaatggaaaatgcacatgtttttatgggacggacgaaaatggaaaatgcacatattttttatgggacggaggagtattaagaaaaattagtgaaatatgaatcaCTAGTTATATataagttttaaataaaatgcgagtggaatgtgagaccttagta is part of the Salvia splendens isolate huo1 chromosome 22, SspV2, whole genome shotgun sequence genome and encodes:
- the LOC121787536 gene encoding 2-oxoglutarate-Fe(II) type oxidoreductase hxnY-like isoform X1, whose translation is MIKEKEALIPEFSNVSLLNCIDLANPDVQSSVSLLKQVCLDSGFFYVINHGIDKEFMDEVFSQSKRFFSLPKEDKMKLLRNEKNRGFTPLFDQSLDPTNQMHGDYKEGYYIGVEVSEDHSDAQKPFYGPNRWPSEDMLPRWRETMEKYYQGALDVARSISRLIALALGLNVNYFCQPGILGKSIATLQLLYYEDQISEPANGIFGAGAHSDFGLITLLATDDNYGLLICKDKDAKPQIWEYVPPLKGAFIVNIGDMLERWSNCFFRSTLHRVLGNGRERYSIAFFVEPNHDCVVECLPTCQSEQNPPKFTPIKCEDYLLQRYKDTHADLNTYK
- the LOC121787536 gene encoding 2-oxoglutarate-Fe(II) type oxidoreductase hxnY-like isoform X2: MFNHLSLSLNSLPKEDKMKLLRNEKNRGFTPLFDQSLDPTNQMHGDYKEGYYIGVEVSEDHSDAQKPFYGPNRWPSEDMLPRWRETMEKYYQGALDVARSISRLIALALGLNVNYFCQPGILGKSIATLQLLYYEDQISEPANGIFGAGAHSDFGLITLLATDDNYGLLICKDKDAKPQIWEYVPPLKGAFIVNIGDMLERWSNCFFRSTLHRVLGNGRERYSIAFFVEPNHDCVVECLPTCQSEQNPPKFTPIKCEDYLLQRYKDTHADLNTYK